TTGCCATGGACCGGCACCGTCGCGCGTCGGCCGTCCGGGTGGCGATAAATGGCATGGCTCCCACCCTGGCGTTCGAGGAGGAATCCGTTGCGCTCGAGAAGGCGGATGACTTCGTGAGCGGAAAGCTGTGGGAGCCGAGGGGTCATACCTCCACGCGGACAGTGGAGGTCTTAACTTCCTCGGATACCGGTTCACCGCGCTCCAGCCTCGCTTCAATGTGGAGGCGGATCGCGTCCCGGATCAGCTCCATGGCCTCGGCCTCGCTTTCCCCTTCGGTGTAGCAGCCCTGAAGGGCGGGGCAGATCGCCACGTAGCGTCCATCCTCATCACGCTCAATCACCACGGTGAACTCGTAGCTTCTCATAGCGCTTTCACCATAGTAGCCAGCTTATTGATTGTCAATGTCTCAACACGGATACACGGGCGCTTGCCATCCCATGAGCACAGAGGTCTCTCGCGAGCAAGGGTAACCATGACTGGAGCATTAACGACGAATCGGCGACGTCCATCGGAATACGATTCGGCCGTCCTTGCTTTTGAGGCAGTAGGCTTCGAACTCCTTTACCATTTCATAGTGACGCTTCTCCGCGTCTTGCCACCCGATCTTCACAACCAACTGTAGCTTTTGGTTTGCGCGGCAGTAATGATCTGACGGGTCTGCCGCGACGCTTGCAAACAAGATCGCCTCCGCCTTCTGAAGTCGTGACAGCAAGAGGCCCCGTCTCGGTTCCGGTATGCCTTCTTTGAGCCTCCAATCTGACAACCAGTCCTGAGGGGGAACTCTGTAATCGATGCTGGTGATTAGGGCAGGCGCGGGAAGCCGGTTAGCCAACTCAATGAAAAAGCATCCTTCAGTATCTGGTCGCGCCTTAAACCTCCGGCCGCCGCACGATTTATCCTCGTCGTTCGGGAGCACGTAGTCGAACTCGGTTGCTGTAACTGCGAGCCAGGACCCGAGGTCTTTGACCTGTTGAAGTGCAATGTCGTAGGCGGAGCAGGCAAAGTAGAGAGCCACCACTGCAACCACCAGGGTTAAGAGTCCCATCACTAAATGGGCTGTGGGCAACCGCGGTTCACACGATTCAATAAGGGCGCGAGCAGCAACTCCCACGCGCGTTCTGATCGAGTCCGCCCATTCAATAAAGGAGCGGACTGCAATCCCGAAACGTTCCCTGATCGAGTCCGCCCACTTCATGTGGAAGAAGTGAGGCTAGTGATCGCGCGCGGCGGGCGAAGGGTCGCCGCGAGGAGGGACGCCATCCCCCCGATCGCGAAGGAGCTGAGATAGAGCCAGGCGTAACTCCCGAGGTTGTCGTGGAACCAGCCGCCCGCGAACGAGCCCACCCCCATCCCGACCGACGAGATGAAGAACACTGCGCCGTACGCGGTCCCCATGACCTTCTGGCCGAAGTACTCGCGCGTGACGACAGCGTAGAGCGGCATCACGCCGCCGTAGGTCACGCCGAAGAGCAGCGCGAGGACATAGAAGGTCGCGAGGTCGTCGGCGAGCAGGTACGCAAAAATCATGACAGCCTGGGCGGCGAGCCCGGTGACGAGGACGGGCTTGGCGCCGATGCGGTCGGCGAGCACGCCGAAGCCGATCCGTCCCGGGATCGACGAGAGCCCGGAGGCGCCGAGGACGCCGGCCGCCGCCATGTTAGGGATCCCCTGATCCATGGCGTGGCTCACCATGTGGAAGATGGGCCCCGAGTGGGCCGCGCAGCAGGCGAAGTGCGTGAGGGCGATGACCCAGAGCGGGAACGAGCTGAGCGCGGCGCCGGCGGTGAACCCGCTTCCGTCGGGAGTCGCTGCCGCTGGAGTCGCCTCGAGGGTGCGCGTCCTCTCGCCAGGGCTGTTGCGGATGAACAGCGCGGCCGGGATCACGACGAGCCACGTGAGGTTGCCCAGGATGAGCATGGCGGCGCGCCAGTCGAAGGTCGAGATGAGCCAGCGCGAGAGCGGCGAGATCACGAGGAGGCCGAAGCCGTTCCCGGCCGAGACGATGCCGGCGGCGAGGCCGCGGTTGGCCGCGAACCACGTGGTGACCGTGGAGGTGAGGGGGACGTAGAAGGCGCTCACGCCGAGCCCGACGAGCAGGCCGAAGCTCAGATAGAACTGCCAGGGCAGCGTGACCCGGCTCGAGAGCACGAGGCCGAGCCCGAGGAGGACGCCGCCCATGAGCGCCACGAGCCGCGTGCCGATCCGGTCGGAGAGGTTTCCCCAGAAGAGCGACCCCACGCCCATGACGACCCAGTTGAAGAAGGCGATGCCGGAGATGCTGGCCCGGCTCCAGCCGGTGGCGTCCTCGATCGGCTTCAGGAAGACGCCGAGGGAGAACAGGGCGCCGATACCCGCGGAGATGATGACGAAGGCGGAGGCGAGGACGATCCAGGCGTAGACGGGCCTGTCGGTGGTCATGGCGTGGATGCGGCGTCAGCCAGCGGGGGGCGCCGCCATCAGGGCGGAGCGGGCGATGTCCTCGTAGCGGATCCTGGCTACGTCGAACGCCTCCAGGTTTTCGGTGAGCTTCTTGAAGGTGACGTCGAACGAGGGGAGGGTCTTCCGCGCGCGCGTCAGGGGCGTCGTCCGGGCCAGGACGAAGTTCTTCACGTAGGGGTGGTTGATCCCCCGCTTCTTGATCCTGGCGACGACGTCGGAGAGCACCTCGTCCGCCTCGCGAACGAGGTCCGCGCGCTCCTGGCGCTCCTCCAGCGCCTTGGGGAGCGTGGCCTTCAAGAACTTGTCCACGCGGCGGAGGATCGGGGCGAAGGCCCCGCCCGCGAAGCGCCGGTTCTTCTCGTAGAGGAGACCGAGCGTGATGAAGTGGGGCGACTCGAACTGGAAGGCGTAGTCGTCCTCGGAGGCGCGCGGGGTCTCCCTGGCGAGCCCCTTGTACATGCGGATCACCTCGAGCGACTTCTCCTTCAGGTTGTGGGCCTTCTCGGTGTTCAGGGCGAGGATCTGGTAGGCGACCTCGGGCTCGGGGACCAGGATCGCGGGGATCAGCTTCCCCCTGAGCTTCTCGAGCACGGCGCGCCGGTGGTTGCCGTTGGGGGTCCAGTAGAGGCCGGGCTTGGGGGACATGGCGACGATCGGGTCCACGAAACGGTCCAGCTTCTTGACGACCTCCTGGAGGCGCTTGACGTGAGTCGGCGAGAGGTCGCGCTGGTAGGGCGTGGCCTCCACGCGCTCCATCGGAAGCAGGCAGAAGATCTGCCAGTGCTCGCCGACCGGATCCTGGTAGAGGGCGAGGACCTGGCCTCGGTCGCGCTCGACCTGCTCGGCGAGCGCCCGCGCCTCTCGGGATGGCTCCTTGTCGGGAAACGTCGCCCAGGTACCCATCTGATCCTCCGCGCCGGGACCCCTTATTATTGCCCAGGCATCGCGCTGGGGCAAAGCTTGAGCGTGCGCTACAATCGCGGGGATGACGCGCCTCACGATCCGCCCGCTGATGCTCGAAGACCGCGACGAAGCCCTGGCCGTGATCAATACGGCCGCCAGGTGGTACCGGGAGTTCCTCCCGGCAGGGGAATATCACGACCCCGAGATGACGCCTGGCCAGTGGGAGGGCGAGGCCAGGCGGATGACCTGGTACGGCGCCTTCGCCGAGGGAGCCCTGGTCGGGGTGATGGGGCTCGAGTACGTCCGCGACACCGCGCTGCTCCGCCACGCCTACGTCCTCCCGGACCATCAGCGCCGCGGGGTCGGCTCGCGGCTCCGTGACCACCTCGAGGGCGAGGTGCGGGGCGTGCGGCGGATCATCGTGGGGACCTATGCGGGAAACTACAAGGCCCGGGCTGCTCTGGAAAAAGCCGGCTACCGGCTCTCGTCCGACTCCGAGGCCGTGCTCAGGGCCTACTACGCCATCCCCGAGGATCGCCTCAAGTCGTCGGTGACGTACGAGAAGACTATCTCAGCGGTCGCCACTCGACGGCGCCGATCTCGGTGAGGTTTTCCAGGACAGTCCTCGCCTCGGCCTCGCCCAGGCCAGCAGCCGAGGCAATCCCGGCCAGCGGCGTCCGACCGTCCAGTTGATCGAGCAAGCGTGAGACGGCCTCGGGGCACCGGACAGAGGTGACGCGCCCGGCAGGCGACAGGGCCAAGAGGAGCCGGGTCGGCTCGCGAGGGGGGTCGGGCGGCGAGGGGACGCCTGACCTGAGCGCCGTGATCAGCGGGGTCAGATTCCAGTCAAGCTCGATGATCCGGGCGTGGCGCGAGCGCACGGGCGCGCCGTCGCGAGCGGCTCCATCGGCGTGCCAGCGGCGCGGCCCGGCCTCGACCCTGAACAGCGCCCCCTCATAGCTCACCAGGGCGGCGCCGTAGGGCCGCTCGGCCAGGTCAGTCGTGAGGCGGGCTTCGACCAGCCGGGCCACCGCGTCGGCGGTGGTTGGAGAGCCCAGGACAGCGGAGTCGAGCAGCACGCCGAACGCGGGAGATTCGAGAATGACGAGGGGATCGCGCCCCGTAGCCAGGGACAGGGCACGGCTGTAGCGGAACAGCCGCACGATCCGCTCGCGATAGAAGTGGCGGGCCATGAACCGTGCCAGCCGCCTGAAGCGCTCCGGGTCAGCGCGGCTGAGGTGCTCGGCCTCATCGCCCCCGAGCACGTCGGCCACCGTTGGGTCTCCAGCGACCAGTCGCCGGCGCAGCTCGCCGTCGGTGAGAATCCGGAGCAGCGCGTCGTGGAGGCTCCGCCCGGTCATATAGCCTCGGAGGGGGGCGATGCGAGCGTGGCCGAAGTGGGGGCAGGCTCTTTCACGCGGGG
The DNA window shown above is from Candidatus Rokuibacteriota bacterium and carries:
- a CDS encoding type II toxin-antitoxin system HicA family toxin, with the translated sequence MTPRLPQLSAHEVIRLLERNGFLLERQGGSHAIYRHPDGRRATVPVHGKRDLGRGLLRRILKDAGLSPEDI
- a CDS encoding type II toxin-antitoxin system HicB family antitoxin, whose amino-acid sequence is MRSYEFTVVIERDEDGRYVAICPALQGCYTEGESEAEAMELIRDAIRLHIEARLERGEPVSEEVKTSTVRVEV
- a CDS encoding MFS transporter; this translates as MTTDRPVYAWIVLASAFVIISAGIGALFSLGVFLKPIEDATGWSRASISGIAFFNWVVMGVGSLFWGNLSDRIGTRLVALMGGVLLGLGLVLSSRVTLPWQFYLSFGLLVGLGVSAFYVPLTSTVTTWFAANRGLAAGIVSAGNGFGLLVISPLSRWLISTFDWRAAMLILGNLTWLVVIPAALFIRNSPGERTRTLEATPAAATPDGSGFTAGAALSSFPLWVIALTHFACCAAHSGPIFHMVSHAMDQGIPNMAAAGVLGASGLSSIPGRIGFGVLADRIGAKPVLVTGLAAQAVMIFAYLLADDLATFYVLALLFGVTYGGVMPLYAVVTREYFGQKVMGTAYGAVFFISSVGMGVGSFAGGWFHDNLGSYAWLYLSSFAIGGMASLLAATLRPPRAITSLTSST
- a CDS encoding chromosome partitioning protein ParB, which encodes MGTWATFPDKEPSREARALAEQVERDRGQVLALYQDPVGEHWQIFCLLPMERVEATPYQRDLSPTHVKRLQEVVKKLDRFVDPIVAMSPKPGLYWTPNGNHRRAVLEKLRGKLIPAILVPEPEVAYQILALNTEKAHNLKEKSLEVIRMYKGLARETPRASEDDYAFQFESPHFITLGLLYEKNRRFAGGAFAPILRRVDKFLKATLPKALEERQERADLVREADEVLSDVVARIKKRGINHPYVKNFVLARTTPLTRARKTLPSFDVTFKKLTENLEAFDVARIRYEDIARSALMAAPPAG
- a CDS encoding GNAT family N-acetyltransferase, coding for MTRLTIRPLMLEDRDEALAVINTAARWYREFLPAGEYHDPEMTPGQWEGEARRMTWYGAFAEGALVGVMGLEYVRDTALLRHAYVLPDHQRRGVGSRLRDHLEGEVRGVRRIIVGTYAGNYKARAALEKAGYRLSSDSEAVLRAYYAIPEDRLKSSVTYEKTISAVATRRRRSR